One genomic window of Paeniglutamicibacter sp. Y32M11 includes the following:
- a CDS encoding SOS response-associated peptidase: MAKAIGDLVAEAEAEADANLELRQSWNVAPTTDVPIVLERLVEGEVHRQVHVAKWGLVPGWAKDPAVGVRAFNARSETVIEKPTFRAAVKARRCAVPAEGYYEWLAGDTPKAKKRPFYVHPADESLIFFAGLYEWWKDPSKDDGDPGQWLLSTSILTCPSPAADSESPVLRELHGLHDRLPIPLAKDSMDEWLDPENKNAAELVDRVRSGAFDVASMWALREVDAAVGNVRNDGPELIEEHSGLF; encoded by the coding sequence ATGGCCAAGGCAATCGGGGATCTGGTGGCCGAGGCGGAAGCCGAAGCCGATGCAAACCTTGAACTGCGCCAATCCTGGAATGTTGCCCCGACCACCGACGTGCCGATCGTGCTCGAGCGGCTTGTCGAAGGTGAAGTCCACCGGCAGGTGCATGTTGCCAAGTGGGGGCTGGTACCGGGATGGGCCAAGGACCCGGCCGTGGGGGTGCGTGCCTTTAACGCCCGCAGCGAGACGGTCATCGAAAAGCCGACCTTCCGCGCCGCGGTAAAGGCCCGGCGTTGCGCCGTTCCCGCCGAGGGATATTACGAATGGTTGGCCGGAGACACCCCCAAGGCCAAGAAGCGCCCGTTCTATGTTCACCCGGCCGATGAATCGTTGATCTTCTTCGCCGGACTCTACGAATGGTGGAAGGATCCGTCCAAGGACGACGGAGATCCGGGGCAATGGCTGCTCTCCACCTCGATCCTCACGTGCCCGTCACCAGCTGCGGATTCCGAATCGCCGGTCCTGCGGGAACTGCACGGGCTGCATGACCGGTTACCGATCCCGCTGGCCAAGGACTCCATGGACGAATGGCTGGACCCGGAAAATAAGAATGCCGCCGAACTGGTGGACAGGGTGCGCTCAGGTGCCTTCGACGTTGCGTCCATGTGGGCCCTGCGCGAGGTCGATGCGGCGGTGGGCAATGTGCGTAATGACGGACCCGAGCTCATCGAGGAACACTCGGGGCTGTTCTAG
- a CDS encoding exodeoxyribonuclease VII large subunit, which yields MNRSSSSRIETISAGALSQKIEDACSKQQYWVTGECKDAWKSAKNVWNFDLVTKESRRGQGEEIFIVPCRIWESDASNIDRYLISQGSELAAAVVDGMSLKVQGETSMWGNSLKFNVSRIRPEFSQTGKLYCEAIQRLDDFSASYPSNPRAVLKPWKVHQNSEQGVPVPADKLKSIMVIAPERSQGKNDVRFEMKGKNNRPRTIDYQSINWHHDGALAHFGQLIRTAKHKGHGLIVLVRGGGHWAGMQAFESRELADLIMNADVPVVTAVGHAEDVSLADRAAVASYITPSAVAAAITATFRAQKSQAYKARDERKAAQTQNTQRQDSRLIADLQTNIAEANKTIGTLQRSATEQEKRHIQTLLDMARRRVRGYSRLATAVAVVLAVAIFFGASGFLEFFGMEPSFRALLVTRCTAILAAWFITWRLELARQKIKSPAARPLRVPPTTAEWMAAIMTVRTVHRLRKLQRHRPAGPEATDS from the coding sequence ATGAATCGTTCATCAAGCTCCAGGATAGAAACCATCTCTGCAGGAGCCCTCAGCCAAAAGATTGAGGATGCTTGCTCCAAACAGCAGTACTGGGTGACCGGCGAGTGTAAAGACGCCTGGAAAAGCGCTAAAAACGTGTGGAATTTCGACTTGGTTACCAAGGAATCGCGCCGCGGGCAGGGCGAAGAGATATTCATCGTCCCCTGCCGAATTTGGGAATCTGACGCGAGCAATATTGATAGATACCTTATTTCTCAAGGCTCAGAACTAGCCGCGGCAGTGGTCGACGGTATGAGCTTGAAGGTGCAGGGCGAAACCTCCATGTGGGGAAATTCGCTGAAGTTTAATGTTTCGCGCATCCGTCCTGAGTTTAGCCAGACGGGCAAGTTGTACTGTGAAGCGATACAGAGATTGGATGATTTTTCCGCAAGCTATCCGAGCAATCCTCGCGCGGTCCTTAAACCTTGGAAAGTCCATCAGAACTCCGAGCAAGGTGTTCCCGTTCCCGCCGACAAGCTCAAGAGCATAATGGTCATCGCGCCGGAGCGTTCCCAAGGAAAGAACGACGTGCGGTTCGAAATGAAAGGCAAAAACAACAGGCCCCGTACCATCGACTACCAAAGCATCAACTGGCATCATGATGGCGCGCTCGCGCATTTCGGCCAACTCATTCGGACAGCAAAACACAAAGGCCATGGACTGATTGTCCTTGTCCGTGGCGGCGGTCATTGGGCCGGGATGCAGGCCTTCGAAAGCCGGGAGCTTGCCGACCTCATCATGAATGCTGACGTGCCGGTGGTAACCGCGGTAGGCCATGCCGAAGACGTTTCGCTGGCAGACCGGGCAGCTGTAGCTTCGTACATCACTCCCAGTGCCGTTGCAGCAGCCATCACTGCGACTTTCAGAGCTCAGAAGTCCCAGGCCTACAAGGCCCGCGATGAACGAAAGGCTGCGCAAACACAGAACACTCAGCGCCAAGACTCGCGGCTAATCGCTGATCTCCAAACCAATATCGCCGAAGCCAATAAGACCATCGGAACATTACAGAGGAGCGCAACGGAGCAGGAGAAGCGTCACATTCAAACGCTACTAGACATGGCCAGGCGACGAGTCCGCGGATACTCCCGACTGGCCACCGCCGTTGCCGTAGTTTTGGCAGTTGCCATATTCTTTGGGGCTAGTGGATTTCTAGAATTCTTCGGAATGGAACCATCATTTCGTGCGCTTCTGGTCACACGCTGCACGGCAATCCTTGCGGCTTGGTTCATCACATGGAGACTCGAGCTAGCTCGCCAGAAGATCAAGTCTCCTGCGGCAAGACCACTGCGGGTCCCACCCACGACAGCTGAATGGATGGCTGCGATAATGACTGTCCGAACCGTCCACCGCCTACGAAAACTTCAGCGGCACCGTCCGGCCGGTCCCGAAGCCACCGATTCCTAG